A single region of the Nicotiana sylvestris chromosome 6, ASM39365v2, whole genome shotgun sequence genome encodes:
- the LOC138872059 gene encoding pectinesterase inhibitor 3-like — protein MLRFLLLILLFILHFSHFTKGRQPFTSSSSSSTNLVSTSCVHASYPNICVRTLSSYNYIINTPKDLAKAAVNVTLSRAKKASNFLIKLKVQSKREKGALIDCIEQIGDSMYELRKAISELKHLHKGNGFKLQMSNLETWVSAALTNEHTCLDGFKEINGKIRYDVKRKITNVAKVTSNALYLINQLDGGRGSKI, from the coding sequence ATGCTTCGCTTTCTTCTCCTTATTCTTCTCTTCATTCTCCATTTCTCTCACTTTACCAAAGGGAGACAACCATTCACTTCATCATCTTCATCCTCCACAAATCTTGTAAGTACATCTTGTGTCCATGCAAGTTACCCTAATATTTGCGTTAGAACCCTCTCATCTTATAACTATATCATTAACACCCCCAAAGATTTAGCAAAAGCAGCTGTTAATGTCACTCTTTCAAGAGCCAAAAAAGCTTCCAATTTCCTCATCAAATTGAAAGTACAAAGCAAGAGAGAAAAAGGGGCACTTATTGATTGTATAGAACAAATAGGTGACTCAATGTATGAGCTAAGAAAGGCTATTTCTGAGCTCAAACATTTGCATAAAGGGAATGGTTTTAAGTTACAAATGAGTAATTTGGAGACTTGGGTTAGTGCTGCTTTGACAAATGAACATACTTGTTTAGATGGTTTCAAAGAAATTAATGGAAAAATTAGGTATGATGTGAAGAGAAAAATTACTAATGTTGCTAAGGTTACTAGTAATGCTCTCTATCTCATCAATCAACTTGATGGCGGACGCGGATCTAAAATTTAA